The following are encoded in a window of Solidesulfovibrio magneticus RS-1 genomic DNA:
- a CDS encoding diguanylate cyclase, protein MFKKVHFFTLTLLIATTFSATTLREIAHGTEIQTLKLTQEEKQFLIEHPKLSMGVGIAFPPFQFVENSYRGFEFKGIAADTIRLLEKRLGVTFEPVFNITFDRALELGREGKIDVFPCISWTPERADFLSYTSPYLSYPLVIISRSDGPFIGSVKDLNGLKVAEVKTLSTYSKVKNEFPEVTLDYQFEQDTESMLEAVSLGKAQACIVDLAVASYLINKRGLSNLKVAAPTPWGDNKLAMATPNSMPILKRILQKGLDSITPEEENLIRQKWLRLEYSSLTNPYHVLQWALKLTGFALLIFGIIFWKNRNLKREVEEKVAARELLKQANNYNRSLFEINTDPIMAIDREGVITDANKSTETITGLSRTELIGRKFSSLFTNDQKADQGLQDTLLYSSIKNHELEFTNINGKNTHAIFNFSVFKDETGISTGIFAAARDITERKIMEERLKEMATTDSLTGLNNRQHFLEHSSILFEMAKRHKANLSIALFDIDHFKQVNDTWGHEAGDLVLRELSKLALNCFRSSDIIGRIGGEEFAVIMPETDKEEAILASERFRKIVESTRFEYENDLLSITVSIGIAQFNPNTNTTINDLTKISDDALYTAKANGRNMVFCANDQTTPLKPLKSSN, encoded by the coding sequence ATGTTCAAAAAAGTTCACTTTTTCACATTAACGCTGCTAATTGCGACTACTTTTTCTGCAACTACATTGAGAGAAATAGCACATGGAACTGAAATACAGACTCTAAAGCTGACACAAGAAGAAAAACAATTTCTAATTGAGCATCCCAAGCTTTCGATGGGAGTAGGAATTGCTTTCCCTCCTTTTCAATTTGTCGAGAACAGCTACAGAGGCTTTGAATTCAAAGGAATAGCTGCTGACACAATACGCCTCTTAGAAAAACGACTTGGAGTTACTTTCGAACCAGTTTTCAACATTACATTTGACAGGGCTCTAGAACTAGGACGAGAGGGCAAGATTGATGTATTCCCTTGCATTTCCTGGACACCAGAGCGGGCAGATTTTTTATCATACACCAGTCCGTATCTGTCCTACCCTTTAGTCATAATTAGCCGGAGCGACGGTCCTTTTATAGGTTCTGTAAAAGATTTAAACGGCCTGAAAGTTGCCGAAGTAAAAACGCTATCAACATATAGCAAAGTAAAAAATGAGTTCCCAGAAGTAACCTTAGACTACCAATTCGAACAAGACACCGAGTCTATGCTAGAAGCCGTTTCTTTAGGAAAAGCCCAAGCTTGTATCGTTGATCTTGCAGTTGCATCATACTTAATAAACAAACGAGGGTTATCAAATCTTAAAGTAGCAGCGCCAACACCTTGGGGTGATAACAAATTAGCCATGGCAACTCCTAACAGTATGCCAATACTTAAAAGAATCCTCCAAAAAGGACTAGACTCAATTACACCAGAGGAAGAGAATTTAATAAGACAAAAATGGCTCCGACTCGAGTACTCCAGCCTTACAAATCCATATCACGTTCTACAATGGGCGCTGAAGTTAACAGGGTTTGCACTCTTGATCTTTGGCATCATTTTCTGGAAAAATAGAAATTTGAAACGTGAAGTAGAAGAAAAGGTAGCAGCTAGAGAACTTTTAAAACAGGCGAACAATTACAACAGAAGTCTTTTTGAAATCAACACAGACCCTATCATGGCAATTGACCGAGAAGGAGTCATAACAGACGCCAACAAATCCACAGAAACAATAACTGGACTAAGCCGCACGGAACTAATCGGGAGAAAATTTAGCTCGTTATTTACTAATGACCAAAAAGCTGACCAAGGGCTTCAGGACACTCTTTTATATTCTTCAATCAAAAATCACGAACTAGAGTTTACGAATATAAACGGGAAAAACACTCATGCTATTTTTAATTTTTCTGTTTTCAAGGACGAAACCGGAATCTCAACCGGTATATTTGCCGCAGCACGCGACATAACAGAAAGAAAGATAATGGAAGAAAGACTTAAAGAAATGGCAACCACTGACAGTTTGACCGGATTAAACAATAGACAGCACTTCTTGGAACACAGTAGCATCCTTTTCGAAATGGCCAAACGACATAAAGCAAACTTGTCAATAGCGTTATTCGACATAGATCACTTCAAACAAGTAAATGACACCTGGGGCCACGAAGCAGGTGATCTAGTTTTGCGAGAACTCAGCAAACTAGCTCTCAATTGTTTTCGTTCATCGGACATTATCGGGCGCATCGGTGGTGAAGAATTTGCAGTGATTATGCCAGAAACAGACAAAGAGGAAGCGATACTCGCTTCTGAACGATTTAGAAAAATTGTAGAATCGACAAGGTTTGAGTACGAAAATGACCTTCTGAGCATCACAGTTAGCATTGGCATTGCACAGTTCAATCCAAATACAAACACGACAATCAACGATTTAACAAAAATTTCAGATGACGCACTTTACACAGCAAAGGCCAATGGCAGGAATATGGTGTTTTGTGCCAACGACCAAACGACTCCTCTGAAACCCCTAAAATCTAGCAATTAG
- a CDS encoding tyrosine-type recombinase/integrase, with translation MGVYTRDSRWMVYWHVNGKRHDKSFGRGELAQAKAEKFDHAVRDALDQGLPVPDPETVTASVQVPAPATGIADNPATAASGPTNQVHGHDQPGMLLSELGSKYLAHMKASGRTEKHIRNIEHLVHHVFIPVLGDKPVDSLTYQEDMIPFILHFQGVSSRTGKVRSQYTVNKYCDYLSFIFNFGIDNGFTSVNPLKNWKKPKVQPWDMKLTLDDAKKIMVNAEPHLKWAMEVCFNLGTRPGESELLSLKWEDIDFKASTVRIYASKTKTYRTVPINPEFLKRLEKEQAESQTGYVIEYMGRKLTTIRKAFKNACKRAGITYQTRMYDLRHLFATTLLRKGADLAAVSKMMGHSTVKMTADTYYHYMEGEKERAVNLLPALEVA, from the coding sequence ATGGGCGTCTATACTCGTGATAGCCGATGGATGGTCTATTGGCATGTCAACGGCAAAAGACATGACAAATCGTTTGGACGTGGCGAACTTGCTCAAGCTAAAGCTGAAAAGTTTGATCACGCTGTTCGTGATGCACTCGACCAGGGGTTACCGGTTCCTGATCCCGAAACGGTGACTGCATCGGTCCAAGTTCCAGCACCGGCCACTGGGATAGCGGATAATCCCGCTACAGCGGCGTCTGGGCCAACCAACCAGGTCCACGGTCACGATCAGCCGGGGATGCTCCTGTCAGAGCTTGGATCGAAGTATCTGGCCCATATGAAGGCATCAGGCCGGACGGAGAAGCACATTCGGAACATCGAGCACTTGGTCCACCATGTGTTTATCCCAGTCCTCGGCGACAAACCCGTGGATTCTTTGACATATCAAGAAGATATGATTCCGTTCATCCTGCACTTTCAAGGAGTCAGCAGCAGAACGGGAAAGGTTCGGTCCCAGTACACGGTAAATAAATACTGTGATTACTTGAGTTTCATCTTCAACTTCGGGATAGACAACGGCTTTACCTCCGTTAATCCCCTGAAGAATTGGAAGAAACCCAAGGTCCAGCCCTGGGACATGAAACTCACCTTGGACGATGCGAAGAAGATCATGGTCAATGCCGAGCCTCATTTGAAGTGGGCGATGGAAGTTTGTTTCAACCTGGGTACTCGTCCTGGTGAATCTGAACTTCTTTCCCTCAAGTGGGAAGACATTGATTTCAAAGCCAGCACTGTTCGCATTTATGCGAGTAAAACCAAGACATACCGGACAGTTCCGATCAACCCTGAGTTCCTGAAACGTTTGGAGAAGGAGCAGGCAGAGTCCCAGACCGGATATGTCATCGAGTACATGGGCCGGAAGCTGACTACGATTCGGAAAGCATTCAAAAACGCATGCAAACGGGCTGGTATCACCTACCAGACTCGTATGTACGATCTTCGGCACCTGTTTGCGACCACCTTACTTCGCAAAGGTGCTGACTTAGCTGCCGTTTCCAAAATGATGGGTCATTCCACGGTGAAGATGACGGCAGACACCTATTACCACTACATGGAAGGAGAAAAGGAAAGAGCAGTCAACCTGTTACCTGCATTAGAAGTGGCATAG
- a CDS encoding tyrosine-type recombinase/integrase, with protein MKVEPISDVKYIKSIKKLLHDSPRNKLLFIMGVNTGLRVQDILALKISDVKHANVGDRIVIREKKTSKENVLMINKEIKEALDDYLSTIEAKEELFLFKSRKGKNYPLTTYAVTMYVQQWCDAINLPGNYGAHTLRKTWCYHQRKTHGTSWEVIAKRLNHSSPSITRRYIGVKEEEVEEVLMKSI; from the coding sequence ATGAAAGTCGAGCCGATCTCGGATGTGAAGTACATCAAAAGCATTAAAAAGCTTTTGCATGATTCACCACGGAACAAACTCTTGTTCATTATGGGCGTTAACACTGGGCTCCGTGTACAGGATATCCTTGCACTCAAAATATCGGATGTAAAGCACGCCAATGTCGGCGACCGCATTGTCATCCGTGAAAAGAAGACGAGTAAAGAGAACGTCCTCATGATCAATAAAGAAATCAAGGAGGCTCTTGACGACTATTTGAGCACCATTGAGGCCAAGGAAGAACTGTTTCTGTTCAAGAGCCGCAAGGGCAAGAATTATCCTTTAACCACGTATGCAGTGACTATGTACGTGCAGCAATGGTGTGATGCAATAAACCTCCCAGGGAACTATGGAGCGCACACGCTGAGAAAAACCTGGTGCTATCACCAGAGGAAGACTCACGGCACTTCGTGGGAAGTCATTGCTAAAAGACTTAACCACAGCAGCCCAAGTATCACAAGAAGATACATCGGCGTTAAGGAGGAAGAAGTCGAAGAAGTTTTGATGAAATCTATCTAA